DNA from Micromonospora nigra:
TGCCGCTGCTGATCGGCCGCGACCCGGCGCGCATCGAGGACACCTGGCAGTACCTCTACCGCGGGGCGTACTGGCGGCGGGGACCGGTGACGATGAGCGCCATCGCGGCCGTGGACACCGCGCTGTGGGACATCAAGGGCAAGGTCGCGGGGCTGCCGGTGTACCAGCTGCTCGGCGGGCGCAGCCGCGACGGCGTGACGGTCTACGGGCACGCCAACGCGGCCACGGTGGAGGAGGTGCTCGCCGAGGTGGCGCGGTACGCCGACCTCGGCTACCGGGCGGTACGCGTGCAGGTCGGGGTTCCGGGGCTGGCCGCCACCTACGGCGTGGGTCGCGACCGGCTGTTCTACGAGCCGGCCGACGCGGCCGTGCCCACCGAGACGGTGTGGAACACCGAGCGGTACCTGCACCACGTGCCGTCGGTCTTCGCCCGCGTCCGCAGCGAGTTCGGGCCCGAGCTGAAGCTGCTGCACGACGTGCACCACCGGCTCACCCCGATCGAGGCCGCGCGGCTGGGCAAGGCACTGGAGCCGTACGCGCTGACCTGGCTGGAGGACCCGGTGCCGGCCGAGTTGCAGGAGGGTTTCCGGCTGATCCGGCAGCACACCACCACCCCGATCGCCGTCGGGGAGGTGTTCAACACCGTCTGGGACTGCCAGCAGCTCATCACCGAGCAACTCATCGACTACGTGCGGACCACGGTGGTGCACGCCGGAGGCATCACCCACCTGCGGCGCATCTTCGACCTGGCGCACCTCTACCACGTACGCAGCGGGTCGCACGGCGCCACCGACCTGTCGCCGGTCTGCATGGCGGCGGCGCTGCACGTGGACGTGTCCATCCCGAACTTCGGTCTGCAGGAGTACATGCGGCACACCCCGGAGACCGACCAGGTGTTCCCGCACTCGTACCGGTTCGCCGACGGTCTGCTGCACCCGTCGGAGGAACCGGGGCTCGGCGTCGACGTCGACGAGGAACTGGCGGCGCGCTACCCGTACCGGCCGGCGGCGCTGCCGGTCAACCGGCTGGAGGACGGCTCGATGCACCACTGGTGAGCGGCACGCCGGTGCCCGGCACGCGACCTGCGTGCCGGGCACCGGGGTCAGGTCAGCTCGCGGTGCAGGTCGGGGTGCCCGTGGGGCCGGTCCCGGTGCCCTGGAAGCCGAACTCGGTGCTGGTGCCGGCCGACACCCGGCCGTTGTAGGAGACGTTGCGCAACGTCACCGAGCCGCTGGTGCCGGAGTTGGTGGCGTTCCACGTGTTCGTGATGTTCGCGCCGCCGGGCAGGGTGACCGTCACCACCCAGCCGTTGATGCTCGACGAGCCGGCGGTGACACGTACGGTGGCCACGAAGCCGCCGTTCCACTGGTTCAGCGTCATCGACGCCGTGCAGCCTCCGCCGGTCGGCGGCGGAGTGGTCGGCGGCGGGGTCGTGGGCGGCGGGGTGGTCGGCGGAGCAGTGGTGGGCGGCGGGGTGGGGTTGCCGGCGTTCAGGGCCTCCAGGGTCGCGGTGTACGCGGGCTTCTTGTTGCCGTTGCCGTCGAACAGCAGCGGGGTGCCGCTGGCCCGCCACGAGTCGGTGTCCCGGATGCCCCAGACGGTGATCCCGGTGCAGCGGGGCACGGCGAGGCAGTCGGCCACCACGTTGCGGTAGGTGTTGGCCTGGGTGGTGCCGGAACCCTCGATGTCCAGTTCGGTGATCTGCACGTCGACGCCGAGGGCGGCGAAGCTGGACAGGGTGGTGCGGTAGTTGCTGGGGTACGGCGAGCCGCTGTTGAAGTGCGACTGGAGACCGACGCAGTCGATCGGCACGCCCCGGGCCTTGAAGTCGCGGACCAGGTTGTAGACGGCCTGCGTCTTGGCGTGGCTCCAGTTGTCGGTGTTGTAGTCGTTGTAGCAGAGCTTCGCGCCCGGGTCGGCGGCCCGCGCGGCGCGGAACGCCGCCTCGATCCAGTCGTTGCCGGTGCGTTGCAGGTTCGAGTCGCGCCGAGCCCCGGTGGAGCCGTCGGCGAACGCCTCGTTCACCACGTCCCAGGAGTCGATCTTGCCTCGGTAGTAGGTCGCGACCTGGGTGACGTGGTTGAGCATCGCCTGACGCAGCGCGGTGCCCGACATGTTCTGCATCCAGCCCGGCTGCTGCGAGTGCCAGGCCAGGGTGTGGCCGCGCACCTTCATGCCGTTGGCCCGCGCGTGGTTGACGATGCGGTCGGCGTTGGCGAAGGAGAACTGGCCCTGCTGCGGCTCCGTCGCGTCGATCTTCATCTCGTTCTCGGGCGTGACCGAGTTGAACTCGCGGTTCAGGATGCCGACGTAGGTGGAGTCGGAGAGCTTGTTCGCCGCGACGGCGGCGCCGAAGTAGCGCCCCTTCTCGGCTGCCGACGCCCCGAGGGTCGTTCCGGCGCTGGCGCTGGTGGCCACCGCCACCGTCGAGGCGACGACGGCGAGGCCGACCGCGACCGACGCGAACGCGGCGCGGTACCGCCGTCCGGTGGTCGGGCGCCCGCCGGCGCGGGCGTGCACGTTGTCCATGACAAGGCCTTTCGATGAAGCGTACGGGTGGTGAGCCACGCTCCGGCCACTGCCCTGCGCGGTGTGGACACCCGGCTCGGCCGCCCGGAGGCCGCCCGTGGTCACATTGCCCGGCACCGCGAGTAGATCGAAGCAACTCTCTATCGGAAGATTATCGAAACACTATCGACACATCAACGCGAGCCGGCTGGCGGTTTTTCCGGAAATCCGGCGGGGGCGGCCCCGGCCGGCCCGACCAGGCCGGCAAGCCAGCGTAGTTGCCGCCGGACGTGCACGGCCTCGCCGCCCTCGTGCTGGTTGAACGGGTACACGTGGATGTCCCGCGCGGGCGGGACGGACCGCCCGTTGCCGGCACCGTACTGGTTGTAGGCCGCGAAGGTGGTGCTCGGTGGGCACACCGTGTCGCGCAGGCCGACGCCGAAGTGCGCCGGCGCGGTGGCCCGGCGCGCGAAGAGCACGCCGTCGACGTAGGACAGCGTCCGGCGTACCCGGACCTCCGCCTCCCGGTCGACGGCGAGGTAGCGGGCGATCTCGCCGTACGGGTCGGCGTCGGTGATCTCGATGGCCCGCTGGACGTGGCAGAGGAACGGGGCCGTGGTGAGCACCGCGGCGAGGTCGGGCACCAGTCCCGCCACCGCGAGGGCCAGCCCGCCACCCTGACTGTTCCCCGCCACCACCACCCGGGCCGGGTCCACTCCGGGCAGGGTGCGGACGGCGTCGACCGCCCGCACGGCGTCGGCGACCAGCCGGCGGTAGTAGTACCGGGCCGGATCGAGGATGCCCCGGGTCACCGGCGCCGGTCCGCCCGGCCCGCCGTGCGGGTCGGGGGTGTCACCCGCCCCGTAGAGACCCGCCTGGCCCCGCGCGTCCATCAACAGGTGCGCGTAACCGGCGACCGGCCAGGTCAGCCGCTCGTGCGGCAGTCCCCGACCGCGCCCGTAACCGACGTACTCGACCACCGCCGGCAGCGATCCGGCGGCTCCCGCCGGACGGGTGTACCAGGCCCGCACCGGCTCGCCGTCGTAACCGGCGAAGGTCACGTCCCAGCTCTCGACCAGACGCAGGTCGGTCGGCTCGGGACGGACGTCGACGAGCACCGGCGCGGCGGCGGCCGCCCGCAGGGTCGCCCGCCAGAACGCGTCGAAGTCGTCCGGCTCGGTGACGGCCGGGCGGTAGCCACGCAGCTCGGCAAGGGGCAGGTCGAACAGGGCCACGGCACACCTCACCGCCACGCACGCGCCGGCCGGCGGCGAGCCCTCAGCCCGACTGTCGGTCGGTGGTTCCGGAAGTTTCGGTGGACCATAGCACGCGGGACGGGCTCCGCTATCACGTCGTTCGATGGCTGGCAGCGCGCGGACAGGGGATCCTCGCCCGCGCCGGCCGCGATTCCCACGCGGCCACGACCGACCTGACGCACCCTTGACACGCCCTGCGACGGCCCATAGTTTCCCCGAAACAGATCCGCTCGCACTTCCGGAAGTTCCGGAGCGCGAGCGTGGTCGCCAGGTCGGGGCGTCCACCGGGGACGATCACAGGTCCGACCGGAGAGGTCCGGCATGACAAGTCAGGTGCCCGTCGACAACCGCCCGACCGTCCGCGACATCCCGCCGTGGCGTGACCCGCAGCGGTGTCCCGCCGAGCGCGCCGACGCGCTCATCGCGGTGATGACGCTGGAGGAGAAACTCGCCCAGCTCGTCGGCGTGTGGGTGGGCGCGGACGCCTCGGGCGCGGGCGTGGCCCCCCATCAGCACGACATGGTCGACGCCGCCCCCGACCTCGACGCCGTGATCCGGCACGGGTTGGGGCAGCTGACCCGCCCGTTCGGCACCGCGCCCGTCGACCCCGTCGCCGGGGCCCGGTCCCTCGCCGCCTCCCAGGCGCGGATCGTCGCGGCCAGCCGGTTCGGGATCCCCGCCCAGGTGCACGAGGAGTGCCTGACCGGCTTCGCCGCCTGGCGTGCCACCGTCTACCCGGCCCCGTTGGCCTGGGGTGCCGCCTTCGACCCGGAACTGGTCGAGCAGATGGCCGCCCGGATCGGCCGGTCCATGCGGGCCGCCGGGGTCCACCAGGGCCTGGCACCGGTGCTCGACGTGACCCGCGACTACCGCTGGGGCCGCACCGAGGAGACGATCGGCGAGGACCCGTACCTGGTGGGCACGGTCGGGGCGGCGTACGTACGCGGTCTGGAGCGGGCCGGCGTCGTCGCCACCCTGAAACACTTCGCCGGCTACTCGGCCTCCCGCGGCGGACGGAACCTGGCCCCGGTGTCCATGGGTGCCAGGGAACTCGCCGACGTCGTGCTGCCGCCGTTCGAGATGGCTCTGCGCCTGGGCGGTGCCCGGTCGGTGATGAACTCCTACGCCGAGATCGACGGCGTGCCGGTGGCCGCCGACAAGGCCCTGCTCACCCGCCTGTTGCGGCAGCACTGGGGGTTCACCGGGACGGTGGTGGCCGACTACTTCTCGGTGCGGTTCCTACAGACCCTGCACGGGCTCGCCGACGGGCCGGCGGAGGCAGCCGGGCTGGCCCTGCGGGCCGGCATCGACGTCGAACTGCCCACCGTCGACGCGTTCGGCGAACCGTTGCGGGCGGCGGTCCGCTCCGGCGCGGTCGACGAGGATCTCGTCGACCGGGCCCTGCACCGGGTCCTCGTGCAGAAGGCCGAACTGGGGCTGCTCGACGAGGACTGGGACGCGCTGCCCGCCGGGGCGGAACGGCTCGACCTCGACGACGAGACCGGCCGGCAGGTGGCGCTGCGGCTGGCCCGACAGTCGGTCGTCCTGCTGCGCAACACCGGCGGGCTGCTGCCCCTGGCCGGCGACCTGCGGGTCGCGCTGGTCGGGCCCGTCGCGGACGACCCCCTGGCGCTGCTCGGCTGCTACTCCTTCCCGCTGCACGTGGGCGTGCAGCACCCCGCGCACGGCATCGGCGTGGAGATCCCCTCGCTGCGCGCGGCCCTGACCGCGCGGCTGCCCACCCTGACCCACGCTCCGGGCTGCCCGGTCACCGGCGAGGACACCTCCGGCTTCGCCGCGGCGGTCGAGGCCGCCCGCGCCGCCGACGTGTGCGTCCTCGCCGTCGGCGACCGGGCCGGCCTGTTCGGCCGCGGCACCTCCGGGGAGGGCTGCGACGTCGCCGACCTGCGCCTGCCCGGGGTGCAGGGCGACCTGGCCCGCGCCGTGCTGGCCACCGGCACCCCGGTGGTCCTGGTCCTGCTGGCCGGGCGGCCGTACGCGCTCGGCGCGGAGTTCGACCGGGCCGCCGCCGTGGTGCAGGCGTTCTTCCCCGGGCAGTGCGGCGGCCGGGCGCTGGCCGAGGTGCTCACCGGGGCGGTCGAGGTGTCCGGGCGGCTGCCCGTCAGCGTCCCCCGCGACGCCGGGGGCCTGCCCGCCACCTACCTCTCCCCCGTTCTGGGCCACCGCACCCAGGTGTCGTCCGTCGACCCCACGGCCGCGTTCCCCTTCGGGCACGGGCTGAGCTACACGACGTTCGACTGGACCGACGCCACCGTCGTCGGCGGTGCCGCCGGGGTCGCCGCGCCGTGGCCCGTCGACGGCGCGGTGGAGGCGGCGGTGACCGTGCGCAACACCGGCCGCCGGGACGGCACCGAGGTGGTCCAGCTCTACCTGCACGACCCGGTCGCGCAGACCACGAGACCGGTGGTCCGGCTGGTCGGCTACGCGCGGGTGCCGCTGCCGGCGGGCACGGCCGCCCGGGTCACCTTCACCGTGCCCGCCGACGTCACCTCGTTCACCGGCCTGCGGGGACGGCGGATCGTCGAGCCGGGCGACGTCGAGCTGCGGCTGTGCCGGTCCAGCGCCGACCCGGTCGCCACGCTGCGGCTGCGGCTGGTCGGCGCGGAACGGGAGGTCGGCCACGACCGCGAGCTGCTGACCCGGGTACGGGTGGAACCGGCCGTCGGGACCGGCGCGCCGGCCGGTCCCGCTCTGGTGGACGGCGTGGCCGGCGGGGGCGGGCCGCGATGAGCGTGACCGGCGCACCGGCGCCCGTGACCCGCGTGGCCCCGCCCCCCACCCCGGCGACGCCGCGACGGCGACGCTCCGGTCGCACCTGGCGGCAGGCACTGCGCCGGGACTGGCAGCTGTACTCGCTCGCCGTGCTGCCGCTGCTGTTCTTCGTGGTGTTCCGCTACCTGCCGATGGCCGGCAACATCATCGCGTTCCGCCGCTTCACCCCGGGCGGGAGCATCTTCGGCGAGCAGTGGGTGGGCCTGCGGTACGTGCGGCTGTTCCTGGCCGACCCCACGTTCTGGGAGGTGTTCACCAACACCCTCGTGCTGGGGGCGCTGACGCTGCTGTTCTGCTTCCCGCTGCCGATCGTGCTGGCCCTGCTGCTCAACGAGGTGCGCACCCGGCGACTCAAGCGGTTCGTGCAGTCCGTGTCCTACCTGCCGCACTTCCTGTCCATCGTGATCGTGGCGGCCATGGTGATGCAGCTGGTGTCCGTGGACGGGACGGTGAACCAGATCGTCGTCGCGTTCGGCGGTGACCCGGTGCCGTTCCTGCAACGACCCGAGTGGTTCCGGACCATCTACGTCTCCTCGGAGGTGTGGCAGACGGTCGGCTGGGGCACGATCCTCTACCTCGCCGCGCTCACCACCATCGACGAGGACCTGTACGAGGCGGCGCGCATCGACGGGGCCAACCGCTGGCGACAGACCTGGCACGTGACCCTGCCCGGCATCCGCCCGACCATGGTGACCCTGCTGATCCTCAACATCGGCACGTTCCTGGCCGTCGGGTTCGAGAAGATCCTGCTGCTGTACAACCCGCTGACCTACCCGACCGCCGACGTGATCTCCACGTACCTGTTCCGGATGGGCTTCGGGTCCAGCAACTTCAGCTACGCCGCCGCGATCGGGCTGTTCGAGGCGGTGATCGGGCTGATCCTGGTGCTGTCGGCGAACCTGATCGCCCGGCGCACGGTGGGCACGAGCCTGTGGTGACCGTCGACGCGCCCGCGCGCAACGCCACCGGCGGCCGGCCGCCCACCCGTCGGCGGCGCGGCATCCGGCAGACCCGCGGTTACCGGGTGTTCCAGGTCGTCAACGCGGCCGTCCTGACCGGAGTCGTCGTGCTGACGTTGTACCCGTTCGTCAACATCGTGGCCCGCTCGCTCAGCGAGGAGGCCCACATCATCGCCGGCGAGGTCAGCCTGGTGCCGCGCGGGTTCAACCTGGACACCTACCGCCTGGTGATGTCCGACTCGCTGTTCTGGACGAACTACCGCAACACCGTCGTCTACACGGTCGTCGCCACGCTCATCTCGATCGTGCTGACCACCTGCTACGCGTACGTGCTGTCGAAGAAACAGCTCAAGGGCCGCACCGCGCTGGTCGGCATCGCCGTGTTCACCATGTTCTTCTCCGGCGGGCTGATCCCCAACTACGTGCTGGTCACCAGCCTCGGCATGAAGAACAGCGTCTGGGCCATCGCGGTGCCCAACGCGATCAACGTGTTCAACCTGCTGGTGATGAAGGCGTTCTTCGAGAGCCTGCCCGTCGAGTTGGAGGAGGCCGCCGCCGTCGACGGGCTGAACACGTACGGCACGCTGCTGCGGATCGTGCTGCCGCTGTCGAAGGCCATCGTCGCCACCATGGTGCTGTTCTACGCCGTCGCCTTCTGGAACTCGTGGTTCGCCGCGTTCCTCTACCTCGACCGGCAGGAACTGTGGCCGGTGACCGTGTACCTGCGCAACCTCATCGCCGGTGCCACCGGCGCGGAGAACGTCGGGGCCGTCGCCGCGGCCGACGAGGTGCAGGCCGAGGCGACCCTCAAGGCGGTGACCATCGTGCTCACCACCCTGCCCATCCTCCTGGTGTACCCCTTCGTCCAGCGGTTCTTCGTCTCCGGCGTGATGCTCGGCGCGGTCAAGGGCTAACCCAGCGTGTCCACCCGTTCCCATCACCGAACCGAAAGGACCGCCATGTTCCGCAGATCGTGGCGCCGCGTGTCGACAGCCACCGCCGCCCTGCTCGCCGTCACCACCCTCGCCGCCTGTAGCGACGACCCGTCCGACTCCCAGGACCTGTCGGGCAACCGGGTCGGCGCGATGGCCGACTACGCCGCCGGTACGCAGTTCAGGGCCACCGAACCGGTGTCGTTCTCCATTCTGTACAACAACCACCCGAACTATCCGCTGAAGAACGACTGGCTGTTCTGGTCGGAGTTGAAGTCGCGGACCAACGTCACGCTCGAACCGGTCGCCGTGCCGCTGAGCGACTACGAACAGAAGCGCAGCCTGCTGGTCGGCGCGGGTGACGCTCCGTACCTCATCCCGAAGACCTACCCCGGCCAGGAGGACACCTACGTCTCCTCCGGCGCGGTCCTGGCCGTCAGCGACCACCTCGACCTGATGCCGCACCTGCGGGACAGGATCTCGCGGTGGAACCTCAAGCCCGAGATCGACACGCTCCGCCAGGAGGACGGCAAGTTCTACCTGCTGCCCGGGCTGCACGAGAAGCCCTGGCACGACTACTCGCTGGCGGTACGCACCGACGTGCTCGACGAACTCGGGCTGGCCGTCCCGAGGACCTGGGACGACCTGTACACCGTGCTCAAGGCGATGAAGGCGAGGTATCCGGACACCTACCCGTTCTCGGACCGCTGGAGCAAGCCCAACCCCGGGGGCAACCTGCTGAACCTGCTGGCCGTGTCGTACGGGCTGCAGGGCGCCGGCTGGAACTTCCAGCACACCAGTTGGAACGCCGAGACCGGGACGTTCGAGTACACCGGCGCCACCGAGAGGTACAAGCAGATGCTGCAGTACCTCAACAAACTCGTCACCGAGGGGCTGCTCGACCCGGAGAGCTTCACCCAGACCGACGACCAGGCCCGGCAGAAGCTCGCCAACGGCAAGTCCTTCGTCATCAGCGCGAACGCGCAGGTCGTGGTCAACGACTACCGGCCGGACCTGGCACAGACCAACCCCGCCGCGACGATTGCCAAGATCCCGCTGCCGATCGGCCCCGCCGGTGAGATCAACCCGGCCAGCCGGCTGGAGAACGGCATGATGATCTCCTCGAAGGCCCGCGAGGACAAGAACTTCGTCGCCATGATGCAGTTCATCGACTGGCTGTGGTATTCCGACGCCGGCCAGGAGTTCGCGAAGTGGGGCGTCGAGGGCACGACCTTCGTGCGGGACGCCGCCGGCAAGCCCACGCTGGCCCCCGACGTCAACGTCATCGGTCTCAACCCCGACGCGCCCAAGCACCTGCAGAAGGACTTCGGCTTCTACAACGGGGTGTTCGCCTACGGCGGCAAGCCCGAGCTGGTGCAGGGGTTCTTCTCCGCCGAGGAGCAGCAGTTCCAACAGGTGATGAACGCCCGTACGCCGATCGCCGTGCCACCGCCGTACCCGTTCTCCGACGCCGAACGGGAGCAGGCGTCGCTGTGGGAGACGCCGCTGCGCGACCACGTCACCCAGGCGTCCCTGCAGTTCATCCTCGGCCAGCGCGACTTCGGCCGGTGGGACGCCTACCTGGCCGAACTGAAGGGCAAGAACCACGACGCCTACCTGGAGATGGTCCACAAGGCCCACGACCGCTACCGCAAGGCCAACAGCTGACCGACGCCGGTCCGGCGTGCCCCGGGGCACGCCGGACCGGCCGGCCTTACCCGGACGACGCACCGAGCACGAGGGACGACGATGCGGATCACCGTTGCGGAGCACCCCCACGCCCGACTGTCCGACGCCTGGCGGTTCGCCGTGGGCACCGGCCGGTTCGACCTGGCCCTTCGGCGCGACTACCAGGAGTCGCTCGCCCTCGTCCAACGCGACATCGGGTTCCGGCACATCCGTGGGCACGGGCTGTTCAGCGACGGGGTCGGCATCCACCGCCCGTACGAGTACCGGGGCGAGCGGCACGTCCGGCACGCCTTCACCTACCTCGACCAGGTGGTCGACGCGTACCTCGACCTGGGGGTGCGGCCCTTCCTGGAACTGGGCTTCATGCCCTCGGGTCTGGCCAGCGGCGAGCAGACGGTGTTCTGGTGGCAGGGCAACGTGACACCACCACGCTCGTACGGGCAGTGGGCCGACCTCGTCCGGGCCACCGTCGGCCACCTCGTCGACCGGTACGGCCTCGACGAGGTGCGCGGCTGGCCGATCGAGGTGTGGAACGAACCCGACCTGACGGAGTTCTGGCAGGGTGCGGACGCCGACGCCTACCACCGGCTGTACGAGGTGAGCGCACACGCGGTCAAGGAGGTGGACGCCGCGCTCCAGGTCGGCGGCCCGGCGCTGTCCCCCGGCGCCGACGACGACTGGCTGCCCCGGTTCGCCGAGTTCGTCGACGCCCGTTCGGTGCCGGTGGACTTCGTCAGCCGGCACGCGTACACCTCGGGACCGGCCCGGCACGTGCCGTTCGGCGTCCACCAGAGGCTGGCCCCGGCGCGGCGGCTGCTGGAGCAGTTCGCCAGCCCACGCCGGCAGCTCGCGGGCACCTGCCTGGCGGGGCTGCCGGTGCACGTCACCGAGTTCAACTCCTCCTACCGGCCGGACAACCCGATCCACGACACCGCGTTCCACGCCGCCTACCTCGCTCCGGTGCTGGCCGGCGGGGGCGACCTGGTCGACTCCTTCGCGTACTGGACGTTCAGCGACGTGTTCGAGGAGGTGGGGATCCCCACGGCGCTGTTCCACGGCGGCTTCGGCCTGCTCACCCACCGCCAGGTCAGAAAGCCCACCTACCACCTGTACGCCTTCATGGCCCGCCTCGGTGACCAGGTGCTCGCCCGGGGCCCCGACCACCTGGTCACCCGCGACGACACCGGGCGGGTGTCCGTGCTGGCCTGGGCGCCGGTCGACGTCACCGGGCGCGACCCCGTCGACGGGCACGCCGTACGCCTGTCCCTGCCGGTGCCCGGCGCCCACACCGCCTTCCTGCTGCGCTCCTCGGTCAGCGATGAGGCGGGCAACGCGTGGCGGGCCTGGGGTGAGCTGGGCCGGCCGGCCGCCCCCACCCCCCGGCAACTGGACGTGCTGCGCCAGGCCGCCGAGCCGGTCCGCCGGCACGCGTCGCTGCCGGTGGTGGCCGGCCGCGTCGCACTGGACCTGCATCTGAACCGGCACGAGGTGACCCTCGCGGAGGTGACGCCGGTGGTCGACGAGACGCCGCCGTGGTGGGACGAGGCCCGGTTGCTCGGCACCGACGACCCGGCCGCGACGCATCGCCGGATCACCGCGGCACCGGACCGCCAGGTCACCACGGCACCGGGCCCGGCGGGGACGGCGTGAGCACCGCCGCCGGGCACCAGGTCGGCGACGGACCGCTGTCGCGTGCCGCCGCGCTGGTCTACACGCTGCTCGTGGTCGAGCTG
Protein-coding regions in this window:
- a CDS encoding ABC transporter permease; amino-acid sequence: MSVTGAPAPVTRVAPPPTPATPRRRRSGRTWRQALRRDWQLYSLAVLPLLFFVVFRYLPMAGNIIAFRRFTPGGSIFGEQWVGLRYVRLFLADPTFWEVFTNTLVLGALTLLFCFPLPIVLALLLNEVRTRRLKRFVQSVSYLPHFLSIVIVAAMVMQLVSVDGTVNQIVVAFGGDPVPFLQRPEWFRTIYVSSEVWQTVGWGTILYLAALTTIDEDLYEAARIDGANRWRQTWHVTLPGIRPTMVTLLILNIGTFLAVGFEKILLLYNPLTYPTADVISTYLFRMGFGSSNFSYAAAIGLFEAVIGLILVLSANLIARRTVGTSLW
- the manD gene encoding D-mannonate dehydratase ManD, which gives rise to MRITDARVVVTCPGRNFVTLKIVTDEGVTGVGDATLNGRELAVASYLTEHVVPLLIGRDPARIEDTWQYLYRGAYWRRGPVTMSAIAAVDTALWDIKGKVAGLPVYQLLGGRSRDGVTVYGHANAATVEEVLAEVARYADLGYRAVRVQVGVPGLAATYGVGRDRLFYEPADAAVPTETVWNTERYLHHVPSVFARVRSEFGPELKLLHDVHHRLTPIEAARLGKALEPYALTWLEDPVPAELQEGFRLIRQHTTTPIAVGEVFNTVWDCQQLITEQLIDYVRTTVVHAGGITHLRRIFDLAHLYHVRSGSHGATDLSPVCMAAALHVDVSIPNFGLQEYMRHTPETDQVFPHSYRFADGLLHPSEEPGLGVDVDEELAARYPYRPAALPVNRLEDGSMHHW
- a CDS encoding extracellular solute-binding protein, coding for MSTATAALLAVTTLAACSDDPSDSQDLSGNRVGAMADYAAGTQFRATEPVSFSILYNNHPNYPLKNDWLFWSELKSRTNVTLEPVAVPLSDYEQKRSLLVGAGDAPYLIPKTYPGQEDTYVSSGAVLAVSDHLDLMPHLRDRISRWNLKPEIDTLRQEDGKFYLLPGLHEKPWHDYSLAVRTDVLDELGLAVPRTWDDLYTVLKAMKARYPDTYPFSDRWSKPNPGGNLLNLLAVSYGLQGAGWNFQHTSWNAETGTFEYTGATERYKQMLQYLNKLVTEGLLDPESFTQTDDQARQKLANGKSFVISANAQVVVNDYRPDLAQTNPAATIAKIPLPIGPAGEINPASRLENGMMISSKAREDKNFVAMMQFIDWLWYSDAGQEFAKWGVEGTTFVRDAAGKPTLAPDVNVIGLNPDAPKHLQKDFGFYNGVFAYGGKPELVQGFFSAEEQQFQQVMNARTPIAVPPPYPFSDAEREQASLWETPLRDHVTQASLQFILGQRDFGRWDAYLAELKGKNHDAYLEMVHKAHDRYRKANS
- a CDS encoding acetylxylan esterase, yielding MALFDLPLAELRGYRPAVTEPDDFDAFWRATLRAAAAAPVLVDVRPEPTDLRLVESWDVTFAGYDGEPVRAWYTRPAGAAGSLPAVVEYVGYGRGRGLPHERLTWPVAGYAHLLMDARGQAGLYGAGDTPDPHGGPGGPAPVTRGILDPARYYYRRLVADAVRAVDAVRTLPGVDPARVVVAGNSQGGGLALAVAGLVPDLAAVLTTAPFLCHVQRAIEITDADPYGEIARYLAVDREAEVRVRRTLSYVDGVLFARRATAPAHFGVGLRDTVCPPSTTFAAYNQYGAGNGRSVPPARDIHVYPFNQHEGGEAVHVRRQLRWLAGLVGPAGAAPAGFPEKPPAGSR
- a CDS encoding carbohydrate ABC transporter permease, encoding MTVDAPARNATGGRPPTRRRRGIRQTRGYRVFQVVNAAVLTGVVVLTLYPFVNIVARSLSEEAHIIAGEVSLVPRGFNLDTYRLVMSDSLFWTNYRNTVVYTVVATLISIVLTTCYAYVLSKKQLKGRTALVGIAVFTMFFSGGLIPNYVLVTSLGMKNSVWAIAVPNAINVFNLLVMKAFFESLPVELEEAAAVDGLNTYGTLLRIVLPLSKAIVATMVLFYAVAFWNSWFAAFLYLDRQELWPVTVYLRNLIAGATGAENVGAVAAADEVQAEATLKAVTIVLTTLPILLVYPFVQRFFVSGVMLGAVKG
- a CDS encoding glycoside hydrolase family 3 N-terminal domain-containing protein, translating into MTSQVPVDNRPTVRDIPPWRDPQRCPAERADALIAVMTLEEKLAQLVGVWVGADASGAGVAPHQHDMVDAAPDLDAVIRHGLGQLTRPFGTAPVDPVAGARSLAASQARIVAASRFGIPAQVHEECLTGFAAWRATVYPAPLAWGAAFDPELVEQMAARIGRSMRAAGVHQGLAPVLDVTRDYRWGRTEETIGEDPYLVGTVGAAYVRGLERAGVVATLKHFAGYSASRGGRNLAPVSMGARELADVVLPPFEMALRLGGARSVMNSYAEIDGVPVAADKALLTRLLRQHWGFTGTVVADYFSVRFLQTLHGLADGPAEAAGLALRAGIDVELPTVDAFGEPLRAAVRSGAVDEDLVDRALHRVLVQKAELGLLDEDWDALPAGAERLDLDDETGRQVALRLARQSVVLLRNTGGLLPLAGDLRVALVGPVADDPLALLGCYSFPLHVGVQHPAHGIGVEIPSLRAALTARLPTLTHAPGCPVTGEDTSGFAAAVEAARAADVCVLAVGDRAGLFGRGTSGEGCDVADLRLPGVQGDLARAVLATGTPVVLVLLAGRPYALGAEFDRAAAVVQAFFPGQCGGRALAEVLTGAVEVSGRLPVSVPRDAGGLPATYLSPVLGHRTQVSSVDPTAAFPFGHGLSYTTFDWTDATVVGGAAGVAAPWPVDGAVEAAVTVRNTGRRDGTEVVQLYLHDPVAQTTRPVVRLVGYARVPLPAGTAARVTFTVPADVTSFTGLRGRRIVEPGDVELRLCRSSADPVATLRLRLVGAEREVGHDRELLTRVRVEPAVGTGAPAGPALVDGVAGGGGPR
- a CDS encoding endo-1,4-beta-xylanase — encoded protein: MDNVHARAGGRPTTGRRYRAAFASVAVGLAVVASTVAVATSASAGTTLGASAAEKGRYFGAAVAANKLSDSTYVGILNREFNSVTPENEMKIDATEPQQGQFSFANADRIVNHARANGMKVRGHTLAWHSQQPGWMQNMSGTALRQAMLNHVTQVATYYRGKIDSWDVVNEAFADGSTGARRDSNLQRTGNDWIEAAFRAARAADPGAKLCYNDYNTDNWSHAKTQAVYNLVRDFKARGVPIDCVGLQSHFNSGSPYPSNYRTTLSSFAALGVDVQITELDIEGSGTTQANTYRNVVADCLAVPRCTGITVWGIRDTDSWRASGTPLLFDGNGNKKPAYTATLEALNAGNPTPPPTTAPPTTPPPTTPPPTTPPPTGGGCTASMTLNQWNGGFVATVRVTAGSSSINGWVVTVTLPGGANITNTWNATNSGTSGSVTLRNVSYNGRVSAGTSTEFGFQGTGTGPTGTPTCTAS